The Phacochoerus africanus isolate WHEZ1 chromosome 15, ROS_Pafr_v1, whole genome shotgun sequence genome has a segment encoding these proteins:
- the CH25H gene encoding cholesterol 25-hydroxylase, giving the protein MQALRSREREKRLLTSHGAGPKALRKVRRTRAAAAARHNLTMSGHNNSELLVLCSSGQLFLQPLWDHLKTWETLIQSPFFPVFFSITTYLGFCLPFVVLDVLCPWVPALRRYKIHPDFSPSVWQLLPCLGLTLYQHVVFVFPMTLLHWAASPVLLPPEAPELLQLVRHIVLCLLLFDTEFFIWHVLHHKVPWLYRTFHKMHHQNSSSFALATQYMSFGELLSLGFFDMVNIMLLRCHPLTVLIFHVINIWLSVEDHSGYDFPWSTHRLVPFGWYGGVTHHDLHHSQFNCNFAPYFTHWDKILGTLRSAHAK; this is encoded by the coding sequence atgcaaGCTCTGAGAAGCCGGGAAAGGGAAAAGAGGCTGCTGACATCACATGGGGCGGGGCCGAAAGCCCTAAGAAAAGTCCGTAGgaccagagcagcagctgccgccAGACACAATCTCACCATGAGCGGCCACAACAACTCCGAGCTCCTCGTCCTCTGCAGCTCCGGCCAGCTGTTCCTGCAGCCCCTCTGGGACCACCTGAAGACCTGGGAGACCCTCATCCAGTCGCCCTTCTTCCCAGTCTTCTTCTCCATCACCACCTACTTGGGCTTCTGCCTGCCCTTCGTGGTACTGGATGTCTTGTGCCCGTGGGTGCCCGCGCTGCGGCGCTACAAGATCCACCCGGACTTCTCGCCGTCGGTGTGGCAGCTGCTGCCCTGCCTGGGGCTGACGCTCTACCAGCATGTGGTGTTCGTGTTCCCGATGACTCTGTTGCACTGGGCAGCAAGCCCGGTTCTCCTGCCCCCTGAAGCCCCCGAGCTGCTCCAGCTGGTGCGCCACATCGTGCTGTGCCTGCTGCTCTTCGACACCGAATTCTTCATCTGGCATGTGCTGCATCACAAAGTGCCTTGGCTGTACCGGACCTTCCACAAGATGCACCACCAGAACTCGTCCTCGTTCGCGCTGGCCACGCAGTACATGAGTTTCGGGGAGCTACTTTCTTTGGGTTTCTTTGACATGGTGAACATCATGCTGCTCCGGTGCCACCCGCTCACCGTCCTGATCTTCCACGTGATCAACATCTGGCTGTCGGTGGAGGACCACTCCGGCTATGACTTCCCCTGGTCCACTCACAGACTAGTGCCTTTCGGGTGGTATGGGGGCGTGACACACCATGACCTACATCACTCCCAGTTTAACTGCAACTTCGCCCCTTACTTCACACACTGGGACAAAATACTGGGAACGCTGCGGTCTGCTCATGCCAAGTAA